Genomic segment of Paenibacillus sp. FSL R5-0623:
ACGGTATCACGGCAAACGGCGAACGTGAAGCCATCTTCCTTAAGGGAGACTGGGCATTCTAACTGATTACGGAGAGTTATCTCCCTTAATGTATTTTCTCTGAATAGTCGAAAAGGCTGTCTTGCAACCATGTTTTCATGGTTGGCGAGACGGCCTTTTATTAATCTTAAGCAAACTTTACCGCATGTTATACACACTTCTCTCATCTGGTTTTTCCCTGACCAACATCCCATTGTATCGTTTCCATATTATGTTGTAAAATGTAATGATACCAATGTTTGTGGATTGTTCACCAGAAAGGAGAACATCATGGCCAATCGGCTCCAGTTATTACTAGCCTCAGATTTCCATAATTTAGGCTCTGCACTTCAAGAAGAAGTGTATTATGAATATTATAATATGGTACATGGTCTTATCGTTTATATCATCAAGGAGCGTGCTGCAGCAGAAGATATTATTCAGGAAGCTTTTATCAAAATTATTAAAAACAAACCCATCTTTGAAGACGAGGTCAAACTGAAAGCCTGGCTCAAGGTCGTCACACGGAACACAGCTATTAATTATCTGAGAAAAAATAAAAATAACCGTAACCAATTGGATACGGATAGTGTTTTTATAGATATGGAGACGATGAATCAGACGGCAGCTTCCGTGGAAAGCATGGTAGAAACGCAGATGATGGAAGAGTCCATTGAATATTATCTCAGACAGCTCAAACCGGAATATCGTGTATTGGTGGAGTTACGGTGGAAAAAAGGTCTCTCCTACCGAGAGATGGCCGAACTGCTGGATACCTCCGAAGACATTGTGAAGCAACGCTTGTTCAGAGCCCGTGGCAGTATCAAGAAGAAATTACATAAGGAATGGGGTGGGAGTATTGAGCAAAGGCAAGTCCGATAAAAACGTGGAGCAATTCGATTCAGAGCTGGAAGACGAATATTTCGACGCTGCGTTTGACCTGGCTTTTGATGAAGCTTTCCATCAGGCCGTCTCTGCCCCTACCGCCTCCCATACCGAATCCATGCAGCAATCCTGGCAGAAGGTACAAAGGGAAATTAACAGAATCGGTTTACGTAAAAAAAGAATACGTACCTTACGACTTTCAATTGTCGTAGCTGCGTCCGTGACCATCGGGGCCGTTATTTTCAGCCTGCCGTCCGGTACGCAAGCGGTATCCCCTTTTGTACAATCCATCAAGGATTGGGGTAATGGCATGAAATCCATTATCATTGAGGATCGTACGACCCGACTGGGGGCTGATCCGTCAACGGCCAAAACGCCTCCACCACCAGAAACCAGCTTGGACGACATTCTTAAAGTACAAGAAGAAGAAGCTCTTAATACACCTTCGTATGAGTTATCGAGCCATCTGTTTCGTCCAGTACTTGTTACGGAAGAGATCGCACGCGAAGGGTTCATGGGTGACTTTCTGTTATCCAATGCCATTCCCGAGAGATTCAACAAGGTCAAATTCGAACTTGTGCTTGATACTGAAAACCCTGTGAATCCAGACGATTATTATGAGTCCACACAAATGAGAGTTCAATATACCAGTGAAGGCAAGAGCATAGAGGATGAGATCATCCAGTTTGATTATGTCTATGTCATGCCTGGGGAGAAAATTGAAGGGGCCATGCTTCGTGATATGAGCACCGTAAAACTTGCGGATGGCTCGGAAGCATTGATGTATATCGGCCCACCCTATAACTCCTTTCAGTGGATGATGGGTTCCAACAATATGAGTCTGTTTGGCACCCTTTCGGAAGAAGAAATGACTGCTATTGCCAACGATTTTCAAGAGCAGAAGTTTCCCGGCAGCACCCGTCGATAAGATCAGAATAATACGGTGCCAGAGACATGTTTGCTTGTTTCCGTGGTACTTCCATCATACGCTGTATGAATACTGGTAACGCGATAATAATATCCTGGCATAACGGTCCAATCCGATGCGGCATTCAATAAGTTTGTATTCGTTGCATTGTTGGAACTCGTTTTAAAAGTTACCCATGCTGTTCCTGTCCAGCGCTCAAGTCGATAATCTACGGAAAGTGTCTTCATTGCTGTATATGTCATGGTCTTGGTATTGACGATAGCCGATAGTCCACCCCCAGGAATGACTGCACCGACCGCTTGATAGATATGTCCAAGTTCTCGAGTGTTAACAAGCGAATGGATGGATGGTTCCGGCGGCGGTGGGGGTGTAAGGGCACTAGAGGACACGTTGATCATCGGGCTTGCAACGGCTGGTTCGGACGTAGGTATAGCCAGGATTGTAGGCACCATTAACAAGGCAACAAGGGTTATTTTCAGTATAGATGCTGCACTCTTCGTTTTCATTTTCCGCATATTGATCCATCCTCCGCTTCCATACTTGATTTTGTGTAAGGGTATAAACGGACGGATCGGGTGACAGGTTTCAAAAAAAATTAGACGCTCCGATGTTTCTGTCGGCAGCGTCTCTTATCCTAGCATGCATCTCTAGCATGGTTGGAACCTAAATTATTCCAGCCCGTATGTATTGGGTAATGGATACACGAAACCATATTAACCAACCAGATTTGCAAATGAGGTGTAAAACTTGAGTAAATTTCAATCCAAATCCAGAAGGCATCGTCACAGCTCCAATCCGAATGAACTACATATCGAAGTTTCCGGCTCGTTCAAACGTTGGCTTGTTATCTTGGTGAGTGCGCTTACCGCAGGGACCTTAATATATTTCTTGGCTACAGCTCGGGAAAGCTGGATAAGCATGGGGATTGACCGCTATGTATTGCCCTTTATGATCTGGGGACTTGTACTGTCCCCCATCCTTGCTTTTCTTTTCCTCAAGCAGAGCGGACGAACCCTTTACCATGTCAAATTTTTACGAGTTTTCGGGATTGCTTTCTGCCTTCTGCCTCTGGTACTTCTGTTTTATGTGTTACCCGTAACACTTGGCATGGTGAATGATCACCTGACCCAGTTTAAGCAAAATCCCGTGTTATCCACCACTAAGGTGGGGGACTACAATTCTCACGAGGTTACTTTTGTTGATACGCCTATGTACGCCATCATCACCATTAAGACACCGACAACAACCCAATCCACTCGAAAAAAGCTGAATATCCAGCATGATCTGGCTCCGGGAGAGAATGTTTACGTCACTTATAAGCGAATTTCTATCGAGAATAGCTTGGTCACGGAGAACCGTTATGCCGATATTGTCATTCATGCACCCAAAGAATCATGAACATGCAAAGAAGCTGTACGATGACCATTACGTCACCATACAGCTTCATCTGTTACAATTTCGATCTGGCTACGCGCCTTCTTCTTCAACCAATAGTTCCAGCTTAATTACATTTACTCGGGAAATCCGTTTATGCTCTGTCTCTTGAATGACAAATACATAACCCCCATACTCAACCGATTGACCGACCTCAGGTGGAATAGCGTCTACTCTGGAGTATAACCAGCCCCCGATGGTATCGTAATCGGCACGATCCATCTCCAGTCCGAATCGTTCGCTGACTTCTTCAATCAGCATCAATCCATCAATGGAGTATTCCATCTCATCCACTTGCTCAATGACAGGACGCTCATGGTCGAATTCATCCTGAATCTCGCCTACGATCTCTTCCATGATATCTTCAAGTGTGACAAGCCCGGAGGTTCCGCCGTATTCATCAATCAGAATCGCAATCTGTGTTTTGCTACGCTGCATACGCTTGAGCAGATCACTGATCAGCGTAGTATCTGGCACAGCCAGGATGGGCCGGATCACGGAGATGGTATCCGTGAGTTGGGATCGCATCAGATCCTTGATGTGAATAAAGCCAATAATATGATCCTTGTCTCCGTTATATACCGGATACCTTGTTCGCATACTTTCACTGGCAATCTCCAGATTTTCCAGCATGGACTCATTGGCGTTCAGACAGATCATTTCCGTCCGCGGAATCATAATTTCACGGGCGGTTGTATCCGTAAAATCAAATATATTATCAACAAGTGCTAATTCAGTGTTATCAATTAAACCGCTCTTATTGCTTTCTTTCATCAGAATGCGTATTTCATCTTCGCTATGTGCCGAGTCCATCTCCGAAGCTGGTGCCATTCGGAACAGTCTCAACAAGCCGTTAGCCATACCGTTCAGTGCCCATATGAATGGATACATTAACTTGTAGAAGAACGTCAGCAAAGCCGCAGACCACAATGTGATCGTCTCAGACTTTCGAATCGCCATCGTTTTGGGAGCAAGTTCTCCCAGTACAATGTGCAAGATCGTAATAATCACAAATGCAATGGCAATAGAGATTCCATGAACGTAGACTGGTCCCAGTCCAAATGCGGTAAACATGGGCTCTAACAGATGTGCAATTGCCGGTTCTCCCAGCCACCCGAGTCCCAGTGAAGCCAAAGTTATACCTAGTTGGCAAGCTGACAGATATGCATCCAGATTACGTACGATATTGGAAGCATAGATGGCATTTTTGTTGCCTGTTTCCACCAAAGCCTCAATCCGGCTTCCACGAACTTTCACCATCGCAAATTCCGCCGACACAAAGAAACCATTCATTAATACAAGTAAACCAATGATTACTAAATTTAAAATACTCGGTAAGGGGTCACTCAAATTTTCATCCTATTTGCCGTCATTCTTCGGCAAATAGGTCCACCTCCTTCGAAAATGTAGGATATTTGCCATTCTGCCGCTCATATGCAATTTCAACTTCCCAATGCTTCCACCTCCACCTTGTTCTGTCGAGTAACAAAGATATGCTTCTTTTATTATATAATTCTACACTACACAGTCAATCCGTGTCCTATGACAACGAAATGGCACAAACGCCTTTTTTCTTTAACAAAAGTCTCGATTACGCTGTTTTTTAACATTTCACAAACATAATCTAACCAAACCAAAGAGAGTATCCTCGCTTATGCTTCCGCATGACTGGATACTCTCTTTTTGCAATACTGTTATTTTCTTAAATTCTATCCGCTAATTACGATGTCGACTCAATCTCCACTACCGTCTCAGAAGCGGGGTTCCAGCGCCACTTGGCTTGTTTCCCGCTTGCGTTATGCAATCCGCCGATCCAGAATTCATCCTGCTTCAGCAGTGCCCAATCGACTTCTCCATTCAATACCTGAATTCCGAGTTCCGTTAGTGACAGGACTACGTCACGGAATTTTCCATCATGCTGCTTGAAATTAGGGAAAGTCGTTGCATCGCTCATCTGAAGAAGGGCATGAGGTCCTTCTGTCATCCGCCTCAGATGGGCCCAGTATTCAAGATCACCCATCCCGAGAATATGCAGCTTGTCCCCTACCTCGCGAAATAATGGATACGGATGCTCCACACCCGCTCTAATGGTCTCCAGTGTTGTCTGCTCAATGAGCCCCAGACCATTCGATACAGATGGCAGACGGGACAAATGTGCCTTAAAGGCAGCTTCCGCAAAGGGTAGCGCAGAAGTGTCTGCCTGCAAGTAATCCAGATGATGCCGGAAATCAGTCGACGTATAGGCTTCCCAGAACTGTGCACCGGCTTGTAACTCGTTTCTCTCAATCACATGCCAACTACCGGACAGACGTTCAATCTGTGTGGAGGTAAGCTGTCCCAGTCCTCTAAAGTGCTCAATCTCTGGATACGAGTCAATGCACAGCAGATTCAGTTTCGTATTCTGGAGCGCTTGTCCTTTGAAATAATGCAATAGATACGATAACATCGTCTGATCATAGAGATCGTATTCGAACCATAAGACAATTTCCTTGTATTGTTGAAACGAATGCAACTTGTGTTCAAGTTCCTCAATCTTCAAGTATTCCGCCTGTGGAATGCCCAACTGCTGCTCTAACACGGATGCACGATTCTTCCGCTCCTTTGTATATCCCATCTCTTTGGCTACCGGGCCGTACGTATACAACTCTCTCCATACCAGGATGTCTCCCTGAATTCCACTCTCTCTTAAATGATTGGCAGCGTGATCCCCATTCATAATGTGTAACAATCCTTTTCCCCCTTCATACAAGTCACTGAATACAGAGACCAGATCCCTTACTGGCATAGAGCGCTTGAGTTTGGATCGGGCATCGAACAGTCTTTTCTTTAATGCAGGTACCTTCACCCCGAGGAAATCCGATATTTCCTTGAGCGAGTATCCTTCCAAATAAAACAGTTCAACAGCAATCCGCATCGATGATGGCAGTATTGCAATGGAATCACGAAGCGTACGATGCATTTCATTTTGCACCGCTTGTTTTTCCGGATTATGCCCCTGATCCTCTTCATGGAATACATGCTCCAGCTCCTGAACTGGTATCATGGTATGTTGCTTGCGTCTTAGCCAGCGATAACACTGCCTCTCCACGATCACCTTGAACCACCCGGGAAAAGCCTCAGGAGCTTCCAGCTTGGACAGATTCCCAAAGGCTTCAGTAAATGCCTCCTGTACGACATCTTCAGCCCAAAATGTATCTCCTAAACGATTGTAGGCAACAGCAAGAGCCATCCCGCGATATTGAGACATCAGTTGTGCGTAAGCTTCGGTTTCGCCCTTCATCGCTCCTTCAATCCATGAATTCAATGCTATGGACTCCCTTCATATAAGCATGCTGCTTGTTCTATTCATGTATAAGTGCCATGTTATCACCAAAAGGTTACGTATAACTCTAAACCTATAGTAACCTTCATATATATGTTTATGTAAAAAGCTGTCCTGTCTGCGGATTACCTCCACATTCAGGACAGCGAAGTAAATCAGTATGTGTTAGACATGTGACATGTCAGTTATCAATCAACATGATGAGGTGAAAATGATTATCTGCTTGGAGCTTGCGGGTAATTGCCTACCACGCCCGGATATTGATACAACAACGGCTCATCAAATGTAGCATAGTCGAAGTTGACCATCAACAGCATGATTCGTCTTCCTGTCTTCGGGTCACTTATGATAATATGGTCACGGCCCGCTGCTTCAATGATACCTTGGAAAATACGAGCGTTCCATTCTTTGTTGCCTTCGTAAGTCATATAGAATGTACCGAATTTACCAAGATTCAGACGTAAAATATTCTCAATGTATGATTGCTCGAACTGTGGAGCCGTTGTTGTAATCACTGCACCGGTTGGTGTCATTGGGCTTCCACTGGATACGAGTGGGGGTACACTTGTGGAGCTTGGTGATACCATCCCTGGCATTGGTGACATGGCAGGCATTCCGTTACCAATTTTGTAAGACGTACCTTGAACCTGAGAATTGGCTTGTTGACCCAACACAGAATTCGCTTGCTGACCCAGTGTTTGAGTCGTTGGTTGATAAGGTTGATTAATCATAGTGATTCCTCCCAAAATTTAATATACTTCCGGACAGTCTTCGCCTGAAGGACTGAAGAAACAATGCGCTTTGAAACGTCCTGTATTTTGCTGGTCATACCACGTTGCCGGACACTCGGCCACAGGTCGGAAGAACCACAATGAATTGCTGGCAGGCCAGAAGCGCTCTCCATTGATCACCCGTTGTGCTAGACGAATCTCGGACTGTCTTGCCCGTTGGTAAAAGTACCCCTTCTGTGTTGACTCGTAGCCTCCTGGATTCTGGAATACCATACGATTGATATCGCGAATATCCTTAAAGTCCAGACAATCCACCAGCACCCGGTTCACACTTACATTGCCCACAAGCAACATACCCTGTTCGCCGTCACCTTCAGCCTCTGCCCTCATGAGCCTAGCCAGCAGCTTGACGTCCTCTGAGTTGGCTTTAATAACAGCCATAGTCTGTTTCCTCCCTTGTTTCAGCTGTTCATCACCGTACATCGTATTGTGCAGGAGCCCATTCGGTGACACGATTCCATCTTTTTTCCATAAAAAAAAGCCCGGAACCTCACCCAAGGTGAAGTCCCGAAGCAACTCGTTTCTTATAATACTCGCCTGTTTAAGGCTTGGCTTCAATCCAATAATCATAGGCATGGACAATGTTGCCTTGGTAAGCCTGATGTTCGGCCAACAGATCCGGAAGCTTGGCAAGCTGAAGTTCCATCTCCTCTGCCCCTTTTTCATAAAAAGAAATATGAGGGCCTTCGTGGTTCTGCTTCATTTCTACCGAAATCATCAACCTTTTACCCAAACGATCCGCAATCTCCATCTCCTGACTCACAACAGCAGCAATCCCATTGGAACCTTCGGCGTTGTTACGGAAAGCCATCAGCGATACATGATCAAGTGTACGGATCATAAATTCAGTCACAGATGTATCTTTTCCTGGCAACGCGAAGCTATCCAGCCATACAGCAAGGTCTGCGCTTGTTTCGAGATCACTGTCCTTCTTTGTTTCTTCCTGGAAAAATGTAATGTTGGCAGCCCATTCCGTTAACAGGGTGTCCCGACTATTCTCCCACTCCGGCAATGTGTAAGGCTCAATATCCAGATGGATGCCTTCAAATCGTTCATCCGGCTCGGATTCAGCATTATAGTTTTTCACATAATCAATCAAGCGCTTAATACGTGGACGATTCTCCTTCTTGCCCCAGATCGGGTGTCCACCCATTGCATGGATCTCAATGCCCTGCGCTTTTGCCCGTTTCACAAAACTGCGGTAACTGGAATAGGGTTGATCCAGATCTAATCGCACATACAACCAGTTAATATTCTGCTCTCTAGCAAACGCTAGTATGTGCTCTCCCCCGTCATTCGTCACCTGAGAGGCCTCCCAGATATACGTTCCCCGAATCTCTGGCTGATTGGATGGAATCTCCGGTGATGGCAGTTCTGACGGCTCCAGTTGCCCCCAGTATATGATGTCATGTACAGCAGAACCTGCGTAGGAACTATGCTCGCCGAATGCGGAGGCAACTTCTTCAATAACGCTTTCCAGTTGTGCTGCACCTTTCCCGGCAAATGACGTGAACTCCTCGCCAGGCATGGGCTTGGTGTTCAACCCAACCGTGACGCTCACATTGCTGGCATCGGCCCAGTTCATTTCCTGTTCAATCAAACGTATGATACCATTGTTCCCTTGCGCGTTATCACGGTAAGCGAGTATAGTGACATGCTCCACTCGTTCAATGAACCAACGTGACAATGGTTCGTTATCTGCATCCTCAGAAACTCTATTTCCTGTGATGGTATAGGAATCCAGCCAAAATGGCAGGTCAATATTCACTGCAACTGCGCCATCCTGTCTCACTTGCTCAAATAACAGATTCATATTGGCTACCCATGATTGTACCAGTGGCTTGGCATCTTCTTTCCAGGCCGGTAACACATAGGGTTTGATATCCAGATGTATGGCATCAAATTGCTCGTTAGTCTCAACAGCTTGATTGTAATCACTTACCCACGACGCTAATCTGAGCATGGGGCCTTCACGGCCACTGAGTGCCCAGGATGGATCGCCTCCCAGTGCTTCAACCGTAATACCCGCACGGCTGGCTTTGGCTATAAACGTCTGGTATACCTCTTTGGACAGCGTCATGTCTATATTCACGTACAGCCTGTTTATCTTATGTTTAGCTGCATTGGCCAACAGCTCATCTCCGTTGCTAACAGACTGCGCCTGCCATACCCAGGCCGCCCGTATATCTGCGCCGTCAGCTTCAGCAGGAGACTCATTCCCTATCATTATCATCCCTCCGATCAGCAGTAACAGCCAAAATACCTTCCGGGATTGTTTCCCGAACATATACTCCCTCCATTCCTCTACTGTTGTAAAATCACATTAATTATAGCAACCGAGTTATCAAAAACAAATAAGCCCAAGTGCTTAACTTGGGCTTATTGCTCTGAAGTTGGGACAGCTTAGGGCTCGCCCGGCTCAATCCCGGTTCTAGTCCTCATATATCATTTTTCGGGTCATGCCTCCATCAATAACGAGGTTGGTCCCTGTGACAAAGGTATTGCTTGGATCAGACAAATATAGACAAGCACGGGAGATATCCGAAGGAACACCCACACGACCGGAGGGATGCTGTTCATGGTCCTCCTTTTTCAATTTCTCCACGTCACCTGTCTCAATCCATCCCGGACTGATACAATTGACCCGAATTTGGTCCTTGCCCAGTGAGACCGCCAGCGCATGCGTCAGAGCTACAATCGCTCCTTTGGATGCGGCATAAGCTTCGGTATCCGGCTCAGACATCAGCGCACGGGTAGAAGCCATGTTGATAATGGCACCCCCGTGTTCATTGTTTTTCATATGTTTGGCCGCTTCCCGACTCGCCAAAAAGCAACTTCTCACATTGGTATTGAGTACATCGTCCCATTCTTCCAGCGTCAGCTCGTAGGGTGACTTCCACTTGGCGAGTCCTGCATTATTCACCAGAACATCGATTTGCTTGAATTCTTCCACGGTTGTACGAAAAAGATTCGTAATATCCTGTTCGCTCCGAACATCACATTGGACAAAGATGGCTTCTCCACCTTCATTACGAATGGAAGCTGCGGCTGCTGCACCCTCCGCCTCCTTGTAGTCAGCAAGTACAACTTTGGCCCCCGCGACTGCATATGCTTCAGCCACACTCCGTCCTATTCCCTGAGCGGCCCCTGTTACAACAACGACCTGATCTGTATATGACATATTGATTGCCTCCTCTATTGTAATGATCCTTTGATCATACCCTCATTAAGCCTCTTCTTATATAAAAACACGATAGGCCCATTAAGAAACGCTTGTCCAGCAAATAATCAAAAAAAGCTCACGCCATTCTGGCGCAAGCTGCTCAGTTTAACCCCGTAGGCGTTCAGAATATACGCGATTATATCGCTCGAAGCCTACATAACGCGTTCCTTTGAACGAGAGCCGTCCTTCATCCCCCTCAGCGCACAAACCATACTCTTCACCATTGACTTTGAATTCAAGCCGATCTCCACTTTCTACTTCAAAGGTGACGTAGTATAACGTTCGTGCTGTACTGCCCGGTTCAGATTGCGACTGACTCATCTTCATCCGTCTGCTGGTGATTCGTGAAGGCACGGTCAATAGCGGCTCCGAGTTGTTGCGTCCCCACCTCCATACCTCCTTTCCCATCGACAGAAGGACTATACCTATAATCAGAACAAATACAACCGGAAAGACGGTTCCAAACAAATCAAACATCCAGGATGATTCAATGCCCATGTCTCTCCCTCCGTTCATACAACTTAGGACAGCCGGAGTCTTGACCCGTCTCCAGTAATGTATATGCACGTAAACAAGGAACTTGTTATCCGGATTGAAATCGAACGGTGTGAAGGGGAAAACCCTCCGGCAGAATACCGAAGGGTTGCTTTATCCGAAAATAAGTACTATTTCATTATCTAATACCTTGCTTAACTAGCAGCCCTGTTTTATTTAAAGGTTGTTGCAAATCGTTGATCCGACAATATAACCTGATTAACCTGTCCTTCTTTTGTCAGCATAAACGATGCACGATAGATAGCCAGATCATCTTTTTCCGCTTGCAGCGACTTCTCATCCAGGAATGTTTCCTTCTGAATATGATAGGCATAATCGATATTACGTTCAGATTCGACCAAAACATGTTCCTTGCCATACAGGTCGAGAATCTCTTGATGTGTCATCCCCGCCTCTGCCTCGCGAGCCGTCTTAAAGTACCCTTTCGAGTCCTTGTTCAAGATGATACTAACGACTTTGGCATCCCTATACCCAATCGTGATTCCGTTATTGTATTGATAGGATTGACCCACACCAGTAGATGTTCCCTCACCGAGGATTTTCTCCGCCTCTTCCTGACTCATTCCATACGTAATCTTATCCTCACTGTCGGTCTTCGTCACAGCCAGATCCTGTTCTGAAAATTCGTTTGGATTAAATTTGCTATTGCCGCAAGCCGTGATCATGATTAATAATAATGTCGCAACAATCCATGTTATTTTTCTCCAGTGTCCATTCCTCATGTACTCACCTCTGAGGTTTTTCCAATATTTTATCATATTAACTACTGAAAAAATAATTAGTGGTGAAGTTTTTGCCATTCCTCACAAAATAAAAAGGGTATCCGATATGTAGTTACTCCTGTACCATTATCCGCTCCAACTGAGATAACAGCTTCGGGTAAAGCACTGTTATCTCAGTTCAAGCAAACCCATATTACCATTGTAGATGCATATTTAATAAAGCTGAGGACAATTAGCCTAGGCTGTTAACGGACTCATGCTAATTGTGTGATCACAAGATGTGCCGATACAGGTCTTGTTCCGCCCGCAAGTGGCGTGATTGTTAATGCTGTAGCATTACCAGCCGGGTTCCGTACGGTCAGAATAGAATTAATCACGGTTGTCTGCACTAAAGCCATACCCACAATCTGAGACGTTCCCGTTGCTCGCCCAACTACAGTAGGAGCCAAATCTGCCCCATTGTTAGTTAAGATTAATTGACCAGCTTCATTGATGCTCACCTGGAACAAAATCTGATACGTACCAATGGCTGCCAGATTAAATGAACTTGGCCCCGTGCGTGCGATCGTTGTTCCACTTGTCGGCCCATCCTGAGGAAAGCTTACATCCGTACCGGGAGCAACCGTTGCTGCATTATCAGGTGGCATCAGCGCGAAAAAGTCAGCAAAACCCAGTACGCCTCCAGCTGCTCCTGTGGCACCTGTAACTCCCGTGGCTCCAGCAGGACCAGCTACTCCTGTCGCACCTGTCGGGCCTACTGCTCCAGCAGGACCTACCGCTCCTGTTGCACCGGCTGGGCCTGCCGGACCTACTGCTCCAGCGGGACCTACCGCTCCTGCTGCACCGGCTGGGCCTGCCGGACCTACTGCTCCAGCGGGACCTACCGCTCCTGCTGCACCGGCTGGGCCTGCCGGACCTACTGCCCCAGCGGGACCTACCGCTCCTGCTGCACCGGCTGGGCCTGCTGGACCTGCTGCTCCTGTCGCACCCGTCGGCCCAACAGCTCCAGCGGGGCCAGGAAAACCTTGAGGTCCAATCGCTCCGGCAGGTCCGGGATTACCTTGCGGACCTTGTGGCCCTACGGCACCTGCTTCTCCTGGAATCCCCTGAGCTCCCATGGGTCCAGCGGGACCTACCGGACCTTGAGAGCCTACCGCTCCAGCAGGACCAGGCTGTCCCTGAGGTCCTTGTGGTCCAGGCGGCCCCCCCGCTGGTCCTTGAGCTCCAGGTGGCCCTTCAACCCCTTGTTTACCTGGAATACCCTGTACGCCCTGTACGCCTTGTATACCTTGTGGTCCTGTTGGGCCAACAACAGTAGGTGTAGATATATTCACTTCTGGAGGCGGACATTTTACTTGAACGAACTTTTTGGCCACTTTCAATCGGCGTTCT
This window contains:
- a CDS encoding sigma-70 family RNA polymerase sigma factor codes for the protein MANRLQLLLASDFHNLGSALQEEVYYEYYNMVHGLIVYIIKERAAAEDIIQEAFIKIIKNKPIFEDEVKLKAWLKVVTRNTAINYLRKNKNNRNQLDTDSVFIDMETMNQTAASVESMVETQMMEESIEYYLRQLKPEYRVLVELRWKKGLSYREMAELLDTSEDIVKQRLFRARGSIKKKLHKEWGGSIEQRQVR
- a CDS encoding hemolysin family protein, yielding MSDPLPSILNLVIIGLLVLMNGFFVSAEFAMVKVRGSRIEALVETGNKNAIYASNIVRNLDAYLSACQLGITLASLGLGWLGEPAIAHLLEPMFTAFGLGPVYVHGISIAIAFVIITILHIVLGELAPKTMAIRKSETITLWSAALLTFFYKLMYPFIWALNGMANGLLRLFRMAPASEMDSAHSEDEIRILMKESNKSGLIDNTELALVDNIFDFTDTTAREIMIPRTEMICLNANESMLENLEIASESMRTRYPVYNGDKDHIIGFIHIKDLMRSQLTDTISVIRPILAVPDTTLISDLLKRMQRSKTQIAILIDEYGGTSGLVTLEDIMEEIVGEIQDEFDHERPVIEQVDEMEYSIDGLMLIEEVSERFGLEMDRADYDTIGGWLYSRVDAIPPEVGQSVEYGGYVFVIQETEHKRISRVNVIKLELLVEEEGA
- a CDS encoding sigma-70 family RNA polymerase sigma factor; this encodes MNSWIEGAMKGETEAYAQLMSQYRGMALAVAYNRLGDTFWAEDVVQEAFTEAFGNLSKLEAPEAFPGWFKVIVERQCYRWLRRKQHTMIPVQELEHVFHEEDQGHNPEKQAVQNEMHRTLRDSIAILPSSMRIAVELFYLEGYSLKEISDFLGVKVPALKKRLFDARSKLKRSMPVRDLVSVFSDLYEGGKGLLHIMNGDHAANHLRESGIQGDILVWRELYTYGPVAKEMGYTKERKNRASVLEQQLGIPQAEYLKIEELEHKLHSFQQYKEIVLWFEYDLYDQTMLSYLLHYFKGQALQNTKLNLLCIDSYPEIEHFRGLGQLTSTQIERLSGSWHVIERNELQAGAQFWEAYTSTDFRHHLDYLQADTSALPFAEAAFKAHLSRLPSVSNGLGLIEQTTLETIRAGVEHPYPLFREVGDKLHILGMGDLEYWAHLRRMTEGPHALLQMSDATTFPNFKQHDGKFRDVVLSLTELGIQVLNGEVDWALLKQDEFWIGGLHNASGKQAKWRWNPASETVVEIESTS
- the gerQ gene encoding spore coat protein GerQ, whose protein sequence is MPAMSPMPGMVSPSSTSVPPLVSSGSPMTPTGAVITTTAPQFEQSYIENILRLNLGKFGTFYMTYEGNKEWNARIFQGIIEAAGRDHIIISDPKTGRRIMLLMVNFDYATFDEPLLYQYPGVVGNYPQAPSR
- a CDS encoding cell wall hydrolase codes for the protein MAVIKANSEDVKLLARLMRAEAEGDGEQGMLLVGNVSVNRVLVDCLDFKDIRDINRMVFQNPGGYESTQKGYFYQRARQSEIRLAQRVINGERFWPASNSLWFFRPVAECPATWYDQQNTGRFKAHCFFSPSGEDCPEVY
- a CDS encoding glucose 1-dehydrogenase, with product MSYTDQVVVVTGAAQGIGRSVAEAYAVAGAKVVLADYKEAEGAAAAASIRNEGGEAIFVQCDVRSEQDITNLFRTTVEEFKQIDVLVNNAGLAKWKSPYELTLEEWDDVLNTNVRSCFLASREAAKHMKNNEHGGAIINMASTRALMSEPDTEAYAASKGAIVALTHALAVSLGKDQIRVNCISPGWIETGDVEKLKKEDHEQHPSGRVGVPSDISRACLYLSDPSNTFVTGTNLVIDGGMTRKMIYED
- a CDS encoding DUF2500 domain-containing protein encodes the protein MGIESSWMFDLFGTVFPVVFVLIIGIVLLSMGKEVWRWGRNNSEPLLTVPSRITSRRMKMSQSQSEPGSTARTLYYVTFEVESGDRLEFKVNGEEYGLCAEGDEGRLSFKGTRYVGFERYNRVYSERLRG
- a CDS encoding collagen-like protein, whose translation is MSYSEVKKRMKRKKATLHPCKIKRKERRLKVAKKFVQVKCPPPEVNISTPTVVGPTGPQGIQGVQGVQGIPGKQGVEGPPGAQGPAGGPPGPQGPQGQPGPAGAVGSQGPVGPAGPMGAQGIPGEAGAVGPQGPQGNPGPAGAIGPQGFPGPAGAVGPTGATGAAGPAGPAGAAGAVGPAGAVGPAGPAGAAGAVGPAGAVGPAGPAGAAGAVGPAGAVGPAGPAGATGAVGPAGAVGPTGATGVAGPAGATGVTGATGAAGGVLGFADFFALMPPDNAATVAPGTDVSFPQDGPTSGTTIARTGPSSFNLAAIGTYQILFQVSINEAGQLILTNNGADLAPTVVGRATGTSQIVGMALVQTTVINSILTVRNPAGNATALTITPLAGGTRPVSAHLVITQLA